A part of Paenibacillus donghaensis genomic DNA contains:
- a CDS encoding diacylglycerol kinase family protein, producing MVKNTAAGHKKFWHSFRFAAHGIASAFRSELNMKVHSCFAVVVLVAAAVFHLPPSRWMLLLLAITLVLATELLNTAIEATIDLVSPEIHPLAKIAKDTAAGAVLLTAVFAVITGIYVFYVPVIDWISGFMS from the coding sequence ATGGTCAAGAATACCGCTGCCGGCCACAAAAAATTCTGGCATTCCTTCCGGTTTGCCGCGCATGGCATTGCCAGCGCCTTCCGGTCCGAGCTGAATATGAAGGTGCACAGCTGCTTTGCGGTGGTGGTGCTTGTGGCCGCAGCCGTGTTCCATCTGCCTCCTTCGCGCTGGATGCTGCTGCTGCTGGCCATCACACTTGTACTGGCCACCGAGCTGCTTAATACCGCTATTGAAGCTACGATCGATCTGGTCTCACCGGAGATTCATCCCTTGGCCAAAATCGCCAAAGATACCGCCGCAGGAGCTGTACTGCTGACTGCGGTGTTTGCCGTGATAACGGGAATTTATGTGTTTTATGTTCCGGTGATAGACTGGATCAGCGGATTTATGTCATAA
- the ybeY gene encoding rRNA maturation RNase YbeY encodes MSLEIVWSNEQEEFEITDHLIALLEEILQHAGQAEGITKGEVDLTFVDNERIHELNREYRGIDRPTDVLSFAMHETGEDEPEIIYELEDGTGPEEVPDVLGDIIISVARAKEQALDYGHSLERELGFLFVHGFLHLLGYDHQDDLAEAEMMSKQEAVLAQVGLTR; translated from the coding sequence ATGAGCCTGGAGATTGTTTGGAGCAACGAGCAGGAAGAATTTGAAATTACAGACCATCTCATAGCGCTGCTGGAGGAGATTCTGCAACATGCAGGCCAAGCCGAAGGCATCACGAAGGGCGAGGTTGATCTTACTTTTGTCGACAACGAACGTATTCATGAATTGAACCGCGAATACCGGGGCATCGATCGTCCGACGGACGTGTTGTCCTTCGCTATGCATGAGACGGGAGAAGACGAACCGGAAATTATCTATGAACTGGAGGACGGCACCGGGCCGGAGGAGGTTCCAGACGTGCTCGGAGACATTATTATTTCCGTTGCCCGTGCTAAGGAGCAGGCGCTGGATTACGGACATTCCTTGGAGCGGGAGCTGGGTTTCCTGTTTGTGCACGGTTTTCTGCATCTGCTGGGTTATGATCATCAGGATGACCTTGCAGAGGCCGAGATGATGTCCAAGCAGGAGGCTGTCCTTGCCCAGGTAGGGCTGACCCGCTGA
- a CDS encoding HD family phosphohydrolase: MASKQPTKLNGFVYSSSGWKYSVATRYALFLLLGIVFYFSLSSDLLPKRYDIKEGTQSAKEITAPKQILDTKAKLKAQEEAAEKVQPKYQFISMRSENLITSLLDRIDGLNQDDSISQSEKTAIYRDVIPQRANDFIYSFISSSRNSGIYSEHLLDEMQSIIKEQTYSIPEETFIKMPRLTSEDIIEMKPVAREIVTRLMIDQNADAQTARAKVAEQVSISSLSQRTAREVVQELVRLVVTSNKFYDEDATKEAKVQARENTPDIFIEQGEVLVAKGEKITPDLYALLDENGLLSKEVNYWPQLGLLLLSAMLSGGLLMFIRYSGGASSFKYNNSQLLMLVLVFAITIISIRLAAFIQSDARPYLGYLAPVAIGAMLVTMLLDVTLAYFCSILFSILASIMLNLQQDSIFDFNFGFYALVVSYVAIFTTHRAGQRSTLLKGGIMVSLFGCLNVFMLILLSGDEWKEVGTLYAVGFAFASGLLTAVLVIGLMPFFEATFGILSALKLVELSNPNHPLLRKLLTETPGTYHHSVMVGNLSEAAAEAIGADGLLCRVGSYYHDIGKTKRPFYFIENQNNMENPHDSIEPMLSKSIIVAHARDGVEMQKDYKLPKPIRDIAEQHHGTTFLHYFYHKALKLAEEKGVEPDFTEEDFRYPGPKAQSKESAVVGIADSVEAAVRSLRKPTVVQVETMIEKIIKSRLDDHQFDECDLTIKELDTISRTLKETVMGIFHSRIEYPEDVKKPKKEEGAINL; this comes from the coding sequence ATGGCCTCAAAGCAACCAACTAAATTAAACGGATTTGTATACAGCAGCAGCGGATGGAAGTATAGCGTGGCAACGCGCTATGCTCTTTTCCTGTTGCTCGGGATAGTATTCTACTTCAGTTTGTCTTCCGATCTGCTGCCCAAACGGTATGACATTAAAGAGGGTACGCAAAGCGCGAAGGAAATTACAGCTCCCAAGCAAATTCTCGACACCAAAGCAAAGCTGAAAGCCCAGGAAGAGGCAGCCGAGAAGGTACAGCCGAAGTATCAGTTCATATCCATGCGCAGTGAGAATCTAATCACCTCCTTGCTCGACCGCATCGACGGTCTTAATCAGGATGATTCCATTTCACAAAGCGAAAAAACCGCAATCTACCGGGATGTAATCCCCCAGAGAGCCAATGACTTTATTTATAGCTTCATCTCCTCCAGCCGGAACAGTGGCATCTACTCGGAGCATCTGCTGGATGAAATGCAATCGATCATTAAAGAACAGACCTACAGTATTCCGGAGGAGACCTTCATCAAGATGCCGCGTCTGACCTCTGAGGATATTATTGAAATGAAGCCGGTTGCCCGTGAAATTGTAACCCGGTTAATGATTGACCAGAATGCCGATGCCCAGACCGCACGTGCCAAGGTGGCCGAACAGGTAAGTATCAGCTCCCTGAGCCAGCGGACTGCCCGGGAGGTTGTGCAGGAGCTGGTGCGGCTCGTGGTTACAAGCAACAAGTTCTATGACGAGGATGCTACCAAGGAAGCCAAGGTGCAGGCCCGCGAGAATACGCCTGATATATTCATAGAGCAGGGAGAGGTGCTGGTCGCCAAAGGCGAGAAAATCACACCTGATCTCTATGCGCTGCTGGACGAGAATGGTCTGCTGAGCAAGGAAGTGAACTACTGGCCTCAACTGGGGCTGCTGCTCCTGTCTGCCATGCTCTCGGGTGGCCTGCTGATGTTTATCCGTTATTCCGGCGGTGCCTCCAGCTTCAAGTACAATAATTCCCAGCTGCTGATGCTGGTGCTTGTCTTTGCCATTACCATTATTTCTATTCGCCTGGCCGCGTTTATTCAGAGCGATGCCCGGCCTTATCTCGGATACCTGGCACCTGTAGCGATTGGCGCGATGCTGGTAACGATGCTGCTGGATGTTACCTTGGCTTATTTCTGCTCCATCCTGTTCAGCATTCTGGCCAGCATCATGCTCAATCTGCAGCAGGACAGCATTTTTGATTTCAATTTCGGCTTCTATGCTCTTGTGGTTTCCTATGTTGCGATCTTTACCACACACCGGGCGGGGCAGCGTTCCACCTTGCTCAAGGGCGGCATTATGGTATCGCTGTTTGGCTGCCTTAACGTTTTTATGCTGATTCTGCTAAGCGGGGATGAATGGAAAGAGGTTGGCACTTTATACGCAGTAGGGTTCGCGTTTGCTAGTGGTCTGCTGACCGCAGTGCTGGTCATTGGGTTGATGCCGTTTTTTGAAGCTACATTTGGGATTCTGTCTGCGCTTAAGCTGGTCGAGTTATCCAATCCGAACCACCCGCTGCTGCGCAAGCTGCTGACCGAAACACCAGGCACTTATCACCACAGTGTCATGGTGGGCAATCTGTCTGAGGCGGCTGCCGAGGCAATTGGCGCGGATGGGCTGCTGTGCCGCGTAGGCTCCTATTATCATGATATCGGCAAGACCAAGCGGCCGTTTTATTTCATTGAGAACCAGAACAATATGGAGAATCCGCATGATTCTATCGAACCGATGCTCAGCAAATCGATCATTGTCGCCCATGCCCGCGACGGGGTAGAGATGCAGAAGGATTATAAGCTGCCCAAGCCGATCCGCGACATCGCCGAGCAGCATCACGGGACCACCTTTTTGCATTATTTTTACCATAAGGCGTTGAAGCTTGCTGAGGAAAAAGGCGTGGAGCCGGACTTCACTGAAGAGGATTTCCGTTATCCCGGCCCCAAAGCGCAATCCAAGGAATCGGCTGTGGTCGGCATCGCCGACAGTGTGGAAGCAGCGGTGCGCTCTCTGCGCAAGCCTACGGTAGTACAGGTGGAGACGATGATTGAGAAGATTATCAAAAGCCGCCTGGATGACCATCAGTTCGATGAATGTGATCTGACGATTAAGGAACTGGACACCATTTCCAGAACACTGAAAGAAACGGTTATGGGCATCTTTCATTCACGGATTGAATACCCGGAGGATGTGAAGAAACCCAAAAAAGAGGAAGGGGCCATTAACCTATGA
- a CDS encoding PhoH family protein: MSEQTASIRISLQDAGEAQSLFGPQDIFLKIIEHEIPAAVNSREAEINIRGAQREVDMLEQLFNVLLSLVRGGYILSERDVMYAVELAKDFRADQLLDLFKGEITNTFRGKPIRVKTIGQKHYVTMINKRDIVFGIGPAGTGKTYLAVVLAVKALKEGSVKRILLTRPAVEAGESLGFLPGDLQEKVDPYLRPLYDALYDVMGPDQVAKALERGLIEIAPLAYMRGRTLDDSFIILDEAQNTTPAQMKMFLTRLGFGSKMVITGDVTQIDLPRGKKSGLIEAHAILSSIEELGFVHFTEQDVVRHSLVQKIIVAYDRSAENLE, from the coding sequence TTGTCAGAACAGACTGCAAGCATTCGTATATCTTTGCAAGATGCGGGAGAAGCGCAATCGTTGTTCGGCCCGCAGGACATATTCCTAAAAATCATAGAGCATGAGATTCCGGCCGCCGTCAACTCCCGAGAAGCGGAGATCAACATCCGCGGCGCACAGCGCGAAGTGGATATGCTGGAACAATTATTTAATGTGCTGCTGTCCCTGGTACGGGGCGGTTACATACTCAGTGAACGTGATGTAATGTACGCTGTAGAGCTGGCTAAGGACTTTCGCGCCGACCAGTTGCTTGACCTGTTCAAGGGCGAGATTACCAACACCTTCCGCGGCAAACCGATCCGCGTGAAGACGATTGGACAGAAGCATTATGTGACAATGATCAACAAGCGTGATATTGTATTCGGAATCGGCCCTGCCGGTACCGGCAAAACCTACCTAGCGGTGGTGCTTGCCGTTAAGGCACTTAAGGAAGGCAGTGTAAAGCGCATTCTGCTGACGCGGCCTGCCGTGGAAGCCGGGGAGAGCCTGGGGTTTCTTCCGGGAGACCTGCAGGAGAAGGTAGACCCTTACCTGCGGCCGCTGTATGATGCGTTATACGACGTGATGGGACCTGATCAGGTAGCCAAGGCGCTGGAGCGCGGACTTATTGAGATTGCACCACTTGCTTATATGCGCGGACGGACGCTGGATGATTCCTTTATCATTCTCGATGAAGCCCAGAACACCACACCGGCACAGATGAAAATGTTCCTCACACGGCTCGGATTCGGCTCCAAGATGGTGATTACAGGCGACGTTACACAGATCGATCTGCCGCGTGGCAAGAAATCAGGTCTGATTGAAGCTCATGCGATTTTATCAAGCATAGAGGAGCTTGGATTTGTGCATTTCACGGAACAGGATGTAGTCCGGCATTCCCTGGTTCAGAAAATTATCGTTGCCTACGACCGATCTGCCGAAAACCTCGAATAA
- the yqfD gene encoding sporulation protein YqfD: MKEPPLSSLRGFVTLRVTGEQVEGFINALTAADIRVWDVKPVGGGASLKLLLEEFPALRPLLRKTGCRMHVTGRAGLPFVWARLWKRKMFTLGLLLFGVILFLLSTLVWNIKVVGNERIATEDILNAARQEGVYPYQWIWRLDDPDKLTRDLSTRLPGTSWIGLQRNGTSITIQVVEAEEPEKKPLLSPRHLISRTDAVVTEIYAEQGRPVTARNSRVKKGDVLISGVLGDEENVEYVVAKGEVKGLVWHEYNIEVPLKTSVRTYTGERKDRTYLVLGNWAIQLWGYGEAGFVESRTLTEQDPLRWRSLELPLGMMTEKELEVTETAGALSPEAARQEGILRAQNDILARYGTDSVVKSQKILHEKKENGKVYMKVLFEVEERIAEELPIVNNRGE; encoded by the coding sequence ATGAAGGAGCCGCCTCTGTCATCGCTGCGGGGGTTCGTTACCCTGCGGGTAACGGGTGAGCAGGTGGAAGGATTCATTAATGCTCTTACAGCAGCGGATATCAGGGTCTGGGATGTGAAGCCTGTGGGCGGCGGCGCCTCCCTGAAGCTGCTGCTGGAGGAATTCCCTGCGCTTCGGCCGCTGCTGAGGAAGACAGGCTGCCGCATGCATGTCACCGGAAGGGCCGGTCTGCCTTTTGTGTGGGCCAGGCTCTGGAAGCGCAAAATGTTTACCCTCGGCCTGCTGCTATTCGGAGTGATCCTGTTTCTGCTGTCCACACTGGTGTGGAATATTAAGGTGGTTGGCAACGAACGGATCGCTACCGAGGATATTCTGAACGCAGCGAGGCAGGAAGGGGTGTATCCTTATCAGTGGATCTGGCGCCTGGATGACCCGGACAAGCTTACCCGGGATCTGTCTACCCGTCTGCCGGGCACATCGTGGATCGGACTGCAGCGCAACGGGACGAGCATTACCATTCAGGTCGTGGAGGCCGAGGAGCCGGAGAAGAAACCTCTGCTAAGCCCGCGCCATCTGATCAGCAGGACCGATGCGGTGGTGACCGAGATCTATGCCGAGCAAGGCAGACCGGTCACCGCCCGGAATTCACGTGTCAAAAAAGGGGACGTGCTCATATCGGGCGTGCTGGGCGACGAGGAGAACGTGGAGTATGTAGTTGCCAAAGGCGAGGTGAAGGGCCTCGTATGGCATGAATACAATATCGAGGTGCCGCTGAAGACTTCGGTGCGCACGTATACAGGTGAACGCAAGGACCGCACCTATCTTGTACTCGGCAATTGGGCGATTCAGCTGTGGGGCTACGGCGAAGCGGGTTTCGTGGAGTCACGCACCCTGACCGAGCAGGACCCGCTGCGTTGGCGTTCGCTGGAGCTGCCACTCGGAATGATGACCGAGAAGGAGCTGGAGGTCACTGAGACAGCTGGGGCGCTGTCGCCGGAAGCTGCACGGCAAGAGGGGATCCTGCGGGCGCAGAACGATATTTTGGCTCGATACGGCACAGATAGTGTGGTTAAAAGTCAAAAAATTTTGCATGAGAAGAAAGAGAATGGTAAAGTTTATATGAAAGTGCTGTTTGAAGTGGAAGAAAGAATTGCGGAAGAACTTCCGATAGTAAACAACCGAGGAGAATGA
- the yqfC gene encoding sporulation protein YqfC encodes MTRIGRRLRGWTNGVLDLPQDLLQDLPRITLIGNKELYIENHRGVLHFSSELLRLGLANGFLEIKGEQLSIRNIVGQELSVSGRIGEIRYIESGEKL; translated from the coding sequence ATGACCCGTATTGGCCGCAGGCTGCGGGGATGGACAAACGGTGTGCTGGATCTTCCGCAGGATCTGCTGCAGGATCTGCCCCGGATCACCCTGATCGGCAATAAGGAGCTATATATTGAGAATCATCGCGGGGTATTGCATTTTTCCTCTGAGCTGCTTAGGCTTGGCCTTGCTAATGGCTTCCTTGAAATTAAGGGGGAACAGCTAAGCATCCGCAACATCGTCGGACAGGAGCTGTCGGTGTCAGGCAGGATCGGAGAGATCAGATACATAGAAAGCGGGGAGAAGTTATGA
- a CDS encoding GatB/YqeY domain-containing protein, with amino-acid sequence MNLSERLNEDMKQAMKSKDKFTLSTIRMVRSTIKYLEIDLKRTLDDSEVLDILGREIKQRKDSLQEFESAGRDELAASTKAEIEIILKYLPEQLSEDEIKEIVQQTIQEIGASSKSEMGKVMSALMPKVKGRADGKLVNQAVLQFLQ; translated from the coding sequence ATGAATCTTAGCGAACGATTGAACGAAGATATGAAGCAAGCGATGAAGAGTAAGGACAAGTTCACACTCTCCACCATTCGAATGGTTCGTTCTACAATAAAGTATCTTGAAATAGATTTGAAGAGAACATTAGACGACAGCGAAGTGCTTGATATCCTTGGTCGTGAAATCAAACAGCGCAAAGATTCCCTCCAAGAATTTGAATCAGCGGGTCGCGACGAGCTTGCCGCGAGTACGAAGGCAGAAATCGAGATTATTCTGAAGTATCTTCCCGAACAGCTTTCCGAGGATGAAATTAAAGAGATTGTACAACAGACCATCCAGGAAATTGGTGCTTCTTCAAAAAGCGAAATGGGCAAGGTGATGAGCGCGCTGATGCCTAAGGTCAAAGGCCGCGCTGACGGTAAACTCGTGAACCAAGCGGTTCTGCAATTTCTGCAATAA
- the rpsU gene encoding 30S ribosomal protein S21 — translation MSETKVRKNETIDAALRRFKRSIAKDGVLAEVKKRKHYEKPSVKKKLKSEAARKRKF, via the coding sequence GTGTCTGAAACGAAAGTTCGCAAAAACGAGACTATTGATGCTGCACTTCGTCGCTTTAAACGTTCCATCGCAAAAGATGGTGTCTTGGCTGAGGTGAAGAAACGCAAGCATTATGAAAAGCCGAGTGTTAAGAAAAAGCTGAAGTCTGAGGCTGCTCGTAAGAGAAAGTTTTAG
- a CDS encoding histidine triad nucleotide-binding protein: METVFSKIIEGTIPSRKVFENERILAFYDIEPAAPVHVLIIPKKYIASMNEVAPEDLPLIAEIHSVAKQIAKDLGVAESGYRLINNCGPDSGQAVPHLHYHLLGGGKLGALTGNSSSHA; this comes from the coding sequence ATGGAGACTGTATTCAGCAAAATTATCGAAGGGACCATTCCGTCCCGCAAAGTTTTTGAGAATGAGCGGATTCTCGCCTTTTACGACATTGAGCCTGCTGCGCCAGTGCATGTTCTGATTATTCCGAAGAAATATATCGCCTCCATGAATGAGGTTGCGCCCGAGGATCTGCCGTTGATTGCCGAGATTCACAGCGTTGCTAAGCAGATTGCGAAGGATCTAGGGGTGGCCGAGTCCGGGTACCGGCTGATCAACAACTGTGGTCCCGACAGCGGACAAGCCGTACCTCATCTGCATTATCATCTGCTTGGCGGAGGCAAGTTAGGAGCACTTACCGGCAATTCCTCCTCGCATGCTTAA
- a CDS encoding AAA family ATPase has protein sequence MKPILLKVAGLQSYREMQEIDFQSLTETGLFGIFGPTGSGKSSLLDAITLAMYGKVERAVNGTQGIMNHSEDSLSVAFTFELTSAQGTRRYRVERKFKRTGEQSVSNTISRFIEVTAEGDSVLADKLADVTRQVEEHIGLKMDDFTRAVVLPQGKFAEFLSLRGVDRRQMLQRLFHLEQYGDQLAIKLSRRVKENEAALRALEAEQQGLGSAASSDVEAAAERVKEAAAHAADCRRRLEAVSAAAERLSRIRELQEERLRREQQRQALLGHEEEITLLEGKLSKADEAGQRLPALNAWRSADEVWKSRQTRAEGLEVRAAAAEAEAARAAAAEAAAQAALAAEEPALRQGADTLRRALELEAELGGLRRDLAALTERRDEASRRLGELREGLARERALLAKGQKLQQELQLSLQPLGVRSQERQSLQEAMQRLQGLLSAEAQWATADKESRERAQALAAAQARLEGAGARHAAQQEARGELVREAAQHREKLAAAEDTAAAAARDLELHGASLEAALQSREVHRLSLALSRELQEGQPCPVCGSEHHPSPVLVQDGEEQDLHSTLLQVRALAGRVLDSRHQLRSLREQDQSWLEQIYGAGAEPAVESPAAAALEQPQLQEQNAPQLPEAAEAAVAALEAAYQQAKERSTELRRKAAHWQQSVQSLQQLHLKEAAAAEAEAAWLDGITAKAAELASQLALLRQSWEQHFPELPPSRVEQAYRELQAKDEQAEEIRARLDKSVTFLEDKSAAVQAGQEAIAALDKELAAWTAQLEGKQELKREKEQRHHEWTQGRAAGPLLAECERRLKELLAAVESGISLRRAAAERAQQGSKESAIARQAAESAGEHAAAAAEQWQQSLAASPFASASEVEESALAPEERERAATAVRTYRDSEAEVALQLRHIEQKLDGAVLSAEEWQESQDNLRSCKQADEEALQSRARAERDLEDLRRRHVRWMELEEQRSGHASMQDRLSKLQSVLRGNAFVEYIAEEQLMQVCQAASQRLRFLSKQRYALEVDSGGGFVIRDDGNGGMRRPVSTLSGGETFLTSLSLALALSAQIQLRGQYPLQFFFLDEGFGTLDPELLDTVITSLERLQSDQLSVGIISHVPELRARLPRKLVVVPAEQGGGGSRIILEKM, from the coding sequence GTGAAGCCAATTCTATTAAAAGTAGCCGGACTGCAAAGCTACCGGGAAATGCAGGAGATCGATTTCCAGAGTCTTACCGAGACGGGTCTGTTCGGGATTTTTGGACCGACGGGCAGCGGCAAATCCAGTCTGCTGGATGCAATCACCCTGGCGATGTACGGGAAGGTGGAGCGGGCCGTAAACGGCACGCAGGGAATCATGAACCATTCCGAGGATTCGCTCAGCGTGGCTTTCACCTTCGAATTAACCTCTGCGCAGGGTACCCGCCGCTACCGGGTTGAGCGCAAGTTCAAGCGGACGGGCGAGCAGTCGGTCAGCAATACGATCAGCCGCTTCATTGAGGTGACTGCGGAGGGCGACAGTGTCCTGGCGGACAAGCTTGCGGATGTTACGCGCCAGGTGGAGGAGCATATTGGCTTGAAAATGGATGATTTCACCCGCGCAGTAGTGCTGCCTCAGGGCAAGTTCGCCGAGTTCCTGTCGCTGCGTGGTGTGGACCGCCGCCAGATGCTGCAGCGGCTGTTCCACCTGGAGCAATACGGCGATCAGCTGGCGATCAAGCTCAGCCGCCGTGTCAAGGAGAACGAGGCGGCGCTGCGCGCGCTGGAGGCTGAGCAGCAGGGGCTGGGCAGCGCGGCGAGCAGTGATGTGGAGGCGGCCGCAGAGCGCGTCAAGGAAGCTGCGGCTCACGCTGCCGACTGCCGCCGCCGGCTGGAAGCCGTCTCTGCTGCGGCGGAGCGGCTGTCGCGTATCCGTGAGCTGCAGGAGGAGCGGCTGCGCCGTGAGCAGCAGCGGCAGGCTCTGCTGGGCCATGAGGAGGAGATTACCCTCCTCGAAGGCAAGCTCAGCAAGGCGGATGAAGCCGGGCAGCGGTTGCCTGCGCTGAATGCCTGGAGAAGCGCGGATGAGGTCTGGAAGAGCCGCCAGACCCGTGCAGAGGGGCTGGAGGTGCGCGCCGCCGCCGCCGAAGCGGAAGCGGCGCGGGCTGCTGCGGCCGAAGCGGCGGCCCAGGCCGCGCTGGCCGCAGAGGAGCCGGCCCTCCGGCAGGGGGCCGACACGCTGCGCCGCGCGCTCGAGCTGGAAGCCGAGCTCGGCGGCCTGCGCCGCGACCTCGCGGCTCTCACCGAGCGCCGCGATGAGGCTTCCCGCAGGCTCGGCGAGCTGCGGGAGGGCCTGGCACGGGAGCGTGCGCTTTTGGCCAAGGGCCAAAAGCTCCAGCAGGAGCTGCAGCTGAGCCTGCAGCCGCTGGGGGTCCGCTCCCAGGAGCGGCAGTCGCTGCAGGAAGCCATGCAGCGGCTGCAGGGCCTGCTCTCCGCCGAAGCCCAGTGGGCCACGGCGGACAAAGAGAGCCGCGAGCGGGCGCAGGCGCTCGCGGCGGCGCAGGCCCGGCTCGAGGGCGCCGGGGCTCGGCATGCCGCGCAGCAGGAAGCGCGCGGGGAGCTGGTGCGCGAGGCTGCGCAGCACCGGGAGAAGCTTGCTGCGGCGGAAGATACAGCCGCCGCAGCAGCCCGGGACCTGGAGCTTCATGGCGCTTCGCTGGAAGCCGCGCTCCAGAGCCGGGAGGTACATAGGCTCTCGCTCGCCCTCTCGCGTGAGCTGCAGGAAGGGCAGCCGTGCCCGGTCTGCGGCAGCGAACACCATCCGTCACCTGTACTAGTACAGGACGGGGAAGAGCAGGATCTGCACAGCACGCTGCTGCAGGTGAGGGCTCTTGCCGGACGCGTACTGGACAGCCGGCACCAGCTGCGCAGCTTGCGTGAGCAGGACCAGTCCTGGCTGGAGCAGATATATGGCGCAGGCGCTGAGCCGGCTGTGGAGTCGCCTGCGGCCGCCGCTCTGGAGCAGCCGCAGCTGCAGGAACAGAATGCTCCGCAGCTGCCTGAAGCAGCGGAGGCGGCCGTTGCCGCTCTGGAAGCCGCTTATCAGCAAGCGAAAGAGCGTTCAACTGAGCTGCGGCGTAAAGCAGCCCATTGGCAGCAGTCGGTGCAGAGCCTTCAGCAGCTGCATCTGAAGGAAGCTGCCGCCGCAGAAGCCGAAGCTGCTTGGCTTGATGGTATAACTGCCAAGGCAGCGGAGCTGGCCAGCCAGCTTGCCTTGCTGCGACAGAGCTGGGAGCAGCATTTCCCTGAGCTGCCGCCTTCGCGGGTGGAGCAGGCTTACCGGGAGCTGCAGGCCAAGGATGAGCAGGCCGAGGAAATCCGGGCGCGCTTGGACAAAAGCGTCACTTTTCTCGAAGACAAAAGCGCTGCAGTCCAGGCCGGGCAAGAGGCGATTGCCGCGCTGGACAAGGAGCTGGCGGCGTGGACTGCGCAGCTGGAGGGCAAGCAGGAACTGAAGCGCGAGAAGGAGCAGCGCCATCACGAATGGACGCAAGGCCGTGCGGCCGGGCCTTTGCTGGCGGAGTGTGAGCGCCGGCTGAAGGAGCTGCTGGCTGCTGTAGAGAGTGGCATAAGCCTGCGCCGTGCGGCTGCCGAACGTGCCCAGCAAGGCAGCAAGGAGTCGGCGATTGCCCGGCAGGCGGCGGAATCCGCCGGCGAGCATGCTGCCGCTGCTGCGGAGCAGTGGCAGCAGAGCCTGGCCGCTTCGCCGTTTGCTTCCGCATCCGAGGTGGAGGAGTCGGCGCTTGCGCCGGAGGAGCGGGAACGCGCAGCGACTGCCGTGCGAACCTACCGCGACAGTGAAGCGGAAGTAGCGCTGCAACTGCGGCATATCGAGCAGAAGCTGGATGGTGCAGTGTTGAGCGCGGAGGAATGGCAGGAGAGCCAGGACAATCTGCGCAGCTGCAAGCAGGCAGATGAAGAAGCGCTGCAATCCCGTGCGCGGGCCGAGCGTGATCTGGAGGACCTGCGCCGCCGCCATGTGCGCTGGATGGAGCTTGAAGAACAGCGCAGCGGCCATGCCTCCATGCAGGACCGGTTGTCCAAGCTGCAATCGGTGCTGCGCGGCAATGCTTTTGTGGAATATATAGCAGAGGAGCAGCTGATGCAGGTATGCCAGGCCGCTTCCCAGCGGCTGCGTTTCCTGAGTAAGCAGCGGTATGCGCTGGAGGTCGACTCCGGGGGCGGCTTTGTGATCCGCGATGACGGGAATGGCGGGATGAGAAGGCCGGTATCCACGCTTTCGGGCGGGGAGACGTTCCTGACCTCTCTGTCGCTTGCGCTTGCGCTGTCGGCACAGATCCAGCTGAGGGGCCAGTATCCGCTGCAGTTCTTTTTCCTGGATGAAGGCTTCGGCACTCTGGACCCTGAACTGCTGGATACGGTTATTACTTCATTGGAGCGCCTGCAGAGCGATCAGCTGTCGGTGGGTATTATCAGCCATGTTCCTGAGCTTCGGGCGCGCCTGCCGCGCAAGCTGGTGGTGGTTCCGGCCGAGCAGGGAGGCGGGGGTTCGCGGATCATTTTGGAAAAAATGTGA